A section of the Verrucomicrobium sp. GAS474 genome encodes:
- the uvrB gene encoding excinuclease ABC subunit UvrB — MPQDVFDLQSPYAACGDQPEAIRQLTARIGGGAQDTILQGVTGSGKTFTTASVIANLNRPTLVICHNKTLAAQLYSEFRQFFPKNAVEYFVSYFDYYQPEAYIPASDTYIEKDSSLNEEIERMRLSATSALLTRRDVVVVASVSCIYGLGSPEDYAMMICPVDVGMKLTREQLLTKLVEIHYERGDFELARGKFRVRGDVVEVGPATEEWALRIEFFGDEIERLTRIDPLTGETLERIDRIILFPARHYVTPFEKLQRATVAIRQEMLARIDELEKQGKLLESQRIKMRTTYDLELMEEMGFCNGIENYSRHLAGRPAGSRPHTLIDFFPKDFLTVIDESHATVPQIGGMFAGDKARKSVLVDHGFRLPSALDNRPLNFPEFEAITGQRLFVSATPGDYELNRTRGDVVEQIIRPTGLLDPEIEVRPLKSQIDDMMEEVRKRVEKDERSLVLTLTKRTAEDLTQYLSDLGIRVRYLHSEVDTIERVEILRGLRAGEFDVLVGINLLREGLDLPEVSLVGILDADKEGYLRSEKSLIQMAGRAARHVNGRVILYADSTTRSMQALLNITSYRRKRQIEYNTEHHITPKSVRRAVQESLRLVSQEGGRQGGGVSARMALKEGAGQFDAADLLKELQGEMIEASSKLEYEKAALLRDQISELKKQLGIDKIEPRSRGEKVSPVVYKIPKKSPGKKSKP; from the coding sequence ATGCCGCAAGACGTCTTCGACCTCCAATCCCCCTACGCCGCCTGCGGCGACCAGCCCGAGGCGATCCGCCAGCTGACGGCGCGGATCGGGGGCGGGGCACAGGACACGATCCTCCAGGGCGTCACCGGTTCCGGGAAGACTTTCACGACGGCGAGCGTCATCGCGAACCTGAACCGCCCGACCCTCGTCATCTGCCACAACAAGACGCTGGCGGCCCAGCTCTACAGCGAGTTCCGGCAGTTCTTCCCGAAGAACGCCGTCGAGTACTTCGTCTCCTACTTCGATTACTACCAGCCCGAGGCCTACATCCCGGCGAGCGACACCTACATCGAGAAGGATTCCTCCCTCAACGAGGAGATCGAGCGGATGCGCCTCTCCGCGACGAGCGCCCTCCTGACGCGGCGGGACGTCGTCGTCGTCGCCAGCGTCTCGTGCATCTACGGCCTCGGTTCCCCCGAGGACTACGCGATGATGATCTGCCCCGTCGACGTGGGCATGAAGCTGACCCGGGAGCAGCTCCTCACAAAGCTCGTCGAGATCCATTACGAGCGGGGCGACTTCGAGCTCGCCCGGGGGAAGTTCCGCGTCCGGGGCGACGTCGTCGAGGTCGGCCCCGCCACCGAGGAGTGGGCGCTGCGGATCGAGTTCTTCGGCGACGAGATCGAGCGCCTCACCCGGATCGATCCCCTGACCGGCGAGACGCTGGAGCGGATCGACCGGATCATCCTCTTTCCGGCCCGCCATTACGTCACCCCCTTCGAGAAGCTCCAGCGCGCCACCGTGGCGATCCGGCAGGAGATGCTCGCCCGCATCGACGAGCTGGAGAAGCAGGGGAAGCTCCTCGAATCCCAGCGGATCAAGATGCGGACGACCTACGACCTCGAGCTGATGGAGGAGATGGGTTTCTGCAACGGGATCGAGAACTACTCCCGCCACCTCGCCGGGCGTCCTGCCGGCTCCCGGCCCCACACGCTGATCGACTTCTTCCCGAAGGATTTCCTCACCGTCATCGACGAATCGCACGCCACCGTGCCGCAGATCGGCGGGATGTTCGCCGGGGACAAGGCCCGCAAGAGCGTCCTCGTCGACCACGGATTCCGCCTTCCCTCGGCGCTCGACAACCGGCCGCTGAACTTCCCCGAGTTCGAGGCGATCACCGGCCAGCGGCTCTTCGTCTCGGCGACGCCGGGCGATTACGAGCTGAACCGGACCCGCGGCGACGTCGTCGAGCAGATCATCCGGCCCACCGGCCTCCTCGATCCCGAGATCGAGGTCCGCCCGCTGAAGAGCCAGATCGACGACATGATGGAGGAGGTCCGCAAGCGGGTCGAGAAGGACGAGCGTTCCCTCGTCCTGACGCTGACGAAGCGGACCGCGGAGGACCTCACCCAATACCTCAGCGACCTCGGCATCCGGGTCCGCTACCTCCATTCCGAGGTCGACACGATCGAGCGGGTCGAGATCCTGCGCGGCCTCCGGGCGGGGGAATTCGACGTCCTCGTCGGGATCAACCTGCTGCGGGAGGGCCTCGACCTTCCCGAAGTCTCCCTCGTCGGCATCCTCGACGCCGACAAGGAGGGTTACCTCCGCTCCGAGAAATCGCTGATCCAGATGGCGGGCCGCGCCGCCCGGCACGTGAACGGGAGGGTGATCCTCTATGCCGACTCGACGACCCGCTCGATGCAGGCCCTCCTGAACATCACCTCCTATCGCCGGAAGCGGCAGATCGAATACAACACCGAGCACCACATCACTCCGAAGAGTGTCCGTCGCGCCGTTCAGGAAAGCCTCCGCCTCGTCTCCCAGGAAGGCGGGCGGCAGGGCGGCGGGGTCTCGGCCCGGATGGCGTTGAAGGAGGGGGCGGGGCAGTTCGACGCGGCCGACCTGCTCAAGGAGTTGCAGGGGGAGATGATCGAGGCGTCGTCGAAGCTGGAGTATGAGAAGGCGGCGTTGCTGCGGGATCAGATCTCCGAGCTGAAGAAGCAGTTGGGGATCGACAAGATCGAGCCGAGGAGCCGTGGGGAGAAGGTTTCCCCGGTGGTGTATAAGATTCCGAAGAAGAGCCCTGGGAAAAAGTCGAAGCCCTAG
- a CDS encoding exopolysaccharide biosynthesis protein yields MRRRFPRTPLSAELAGLAERLNHGTESVTLGQIIAVLRQRAYIGIVILLAAPFCQPVPLPGLSTPFGIVIALIGFRIALGRKPWLPPKLLALPISNKILPAILAAASRLVGLAEKVLRPRFDALIVPRFLRSIYGALICISGLLLLLPLPIPFTNWFPAVTIVLLAASLLERDGLMAMGGVTFFLLTLTFFGILYFSGSTAIKGVSTLFN; encoded by the coding sequence ATGCGCCGCCGTTTTCCCCGGACTCCCCTATCGGCGGAACTTGCCGGGCTCGCGGAGCGGCTGAACCACGGGACGGAAAGCGTCACCCTCGGCCAGATCATCGCCGTCCTCCGGCAGCGGGCCTACATCGGCATCGTCATCCTCCTCGCCGCCCCCTTCTGCCAACCGGTCCCCCTCCCCGGCCTCTCGACCCCCTTCGGCATCGTGATCGCCCTGATCGGCTTCCGCATCGCCCTGGGACGGAAGCCGTGGCTCCCGCCGAAACTCCTCGCCCTCCCCATCTCGAACAAGATCCTCCCGGCGATCCTCGCCGCCGCCAGCCGCCTCGTCGGGCTCGCCGAGAAGGTTCTGCGGCCCCGCTTCGACGCGCTGATCGTCCCCCGCTTCCTCCGATCGATCTACGGGGCGCTCATCTGCATCTCGGGGCTCCTCCTGCTCCTCCCCCTGCCGATCCCCTTTACCAACTGGTTCCCCGCCGTCACCATCGTCCTCCTCGCCGCCTCCCTCCTGGAACGGGACGGCCTCATGGCGATGGGCGGGGTGACCTTCTTCCTCCTCACCCTCACGTTCTTCGGCATCCTCTACTTCAGCGGCTCCACCGCGATCAAGGGCGTCAGCACGCTCTTCAACTAA
- a CDS encoding TIGR00645 family protein gives MNPPLPSTRQRRWGRFLFLSRWLQAPLYLGLIVAQGVYVYCFLAELYHLVTGAGHLGEKEVMMIVLGLIDVVMIANLLIMVIIGGYETFVSRLYLEDHPDQPEWLSHVNAGVLKVKLATALIGISSINLLETFIKLGSHEGGMAAGGVAGNEVFWQIMVHLTFVASAILLAWTDRITTQTSLLGHTDPTEAK, from the coding sequence ATGAATCCCCCCCTCCCCTCCACCCGGCAGCGCCGCTGGGGCCGCTTCCTCTTCCTCAGCCGCTGGCTCCAGGCCCCGCTCTACCTCGGCCTCATCGTGGCGCAGGGCGTCTATGTCTACTGCTTCCTCGCGGAGCTCTACCACCTCGTCACCGGGGCGGGACACCTCGGCGAAAAGGAAGTCATGATGATCGTCCTCGGCCTGATCGACGTCGTGATGATCGCGAACCTCCTCATCATGGTGATCATCGGCGGCTACGAGACCTTCGTCTCCCGCCTCTATCTGGAAGACCATCCCGACCAGCCCGAATGGCTCTCCCACGTCAACGCGGGGGTCCTGAAGGTGAAGCTCGCCACCGCCCTCATCGGCATCTCGTCGATCAACCTCCTCGAGACCTTCATCAAGCTCGGGAGCCACGAAGGCGGCATGGCCGCCGGGGGCGTCGCCGGGAACGAGGTCTTCTGGCAGATCATGGTCCACCTCACCTTCGTCGCCTCGGCGATCCTCCTCGCCTGGACCGACCGCATCACGACGCAGACCTCGCTGCTCGGCCACACGGACCCGACCGAGGCCAAGTAA
- a CDS encoding cyclic nucleotide-binding domain-containing protein codes for MEVGKGDGVVLKAGEILFREGDPWDGLYLIKSGTAEVFRERSGQTIRLSTLGAREFIGTVTIFTREPRTAGVRALTDLSLQFFNAEFVHQNFGFNNPAISGLLKDVVSRLKDINLRFTDTVLELGSTRPVWHTVLRHARQLAYFLILRIRAAGILHEGRTCVPTEGLAATQNHLFYFSETYGSALLRLLVTSGLLTVAEVPGYGPCLIDPSIPKLQSFLDFTKHVETLEVITLSSTETDLLPVIELLEELMVSPDFGPVFPLDKLLPLVVPLRRTATPMETFSALATHRFLALVDGGQVRLDCPRILQYVHFNTLLAEACAMEPELEEV; via the coding sequence ATGGAAGTGGGCAAAGGGGATGGGGTGGTATTGAAGGCGGGCGAAATTCTGTTTCGCGAGGGAGATCCGTGGGATGGCCTTTATCTGATCAAAAGCGGTACGGCCGAAGTCTTTCGTGAACGGAGCGGGCAGACGATCCGCCTCTCGACCCTCGGAGCGAGGGAATTCATCGGGACGGTGACGATCTTCACGCGGGAACCCCGGACTGCGGGCGTCCGCGCCCTCACCGACCTCTCCCTCCAGTTCTTCAATGCGGAGTTCGTCCACCAGAACTTCGGCTTCAACAACCCGGCGATCAGCGGCCTCCTGAAAGACGTCGTCTCCCGGCTGAAGGACATCAACCTTCGCTTCACCGACACCGTCCTCGAGCTCGGCTCGACCCGGCCCGTCTGGCACACGGTCCTGAGGCACGCCCGGCAGCTCGCCTATTTCCTGATCCTCCGCATCCGCGCGGCAGGCATCCTCCACGAGGGGCGGACCTGCGTCCCCACCGAGGGCCTCGCCGCCACCCAGAACCATCTCTTTTACTTCAGCGAAACCTATGGGTCGGCCCTCCTCCGGCTCCTGGTGACCTCGGGGCTCCTCACCGTCGCCGAGGTGCCGGGCTACGGCCCCTGCCTGATCGATCCCTCGATCCCGAAGCTCCAGTCGTTCCTCGATTTCACCAAGCACGTCGAAACCCTGGAGGTGATCACCCTGAGCTCGACCGAGACCGATCTCCTCCCCGTCATCGAGCTCCTGGAGGAACTGATGGTCTCCCCCGACTTCGGCCCCGTCTTCCCCCTCGACAAGCTCCTCCCCCTCGTCGTCCCCCTGCGCCGGACGGCGACGCCGATGGAAACCTTCTCGGCCCTCGCGACCCACCGGTTCCTCGCCCTCGTCGACGGCGGGCAGGTGAGGCTCGACTGCCCCCGGATTCTCCAATACGTCCATTTCAACACGCTCCTGGCGGAGGCTTGCGCGATGGAGCCGGAGCTCGAGGAGGTCTGA
- the groL gene encoding chaperonin GroEL (60 kDa chaperone family; promotes refolding of misfolded polypeptides especially under stressful conditions; forms two stacked rings of heptamers to form a barrel-shaped 14mer; ends can be capped by GroES; misfolded proteins enter the barrel where they are refolded when GroES binds) produces MASKQLLFDEAARHAILRGVEQLSRAVKATLGPAGRNVILDKKFGSPTITKDGVSVAKEIELSDPYENVGAQLVREVASKTSDIAGDGTTTATVLAEAIYKEGLKNVTAGANPTSLKRGIDKAVEAIVAELGRISKKVKDKSEIQQVATVSANWDTTIGQIIADALDKVGKDGTVTVEEAKSIETTLEVVEGMQFDKGYLSPYFVTDVEALEAVLENAYVLLFEKKISSLKDLLPILEKVAKSSKPFVIIAEDVEGEALSALVVNKLRGTLQVAAVKAPGFGDRRKAIMEDIAILTGGKLITEDLGIKLESIELTDLGRAKRIVIDKENTTIIEGAGKSSDIASRVGQIRRQIEETTSDYDKEKLQERLAKLAGGVAVINIGAATETELKEKKARVEDALHATRAAVEEGIVPGGGLALIRAQKAVDKLELQDDEFVGAQIIKRAVEEPLRTLVANAGGEGSVIVNEVKNRKGNEGYNVATGQYVDLIKAGVVDPTKVTRSALQNAASIAGLLLTTEAVIVELPEKEASAPAHGGGGMGGMGGMGGMGGF; encoded by the coding sequence ATGGCTTCCAAACAACTCCTCTTCGACGAGGCTGCCCGCCACGCGATCCTGCGCGGCGTCGAGCAGCTCAGCCGCGCCGTCAAGGCGACCCTCGGGCCCGCGGGCCGCAACGTCATCCTCGACAAGAAATTCGGCTCCCCCACGATCACCAAAGACGGCGTCAGCGTCGCCAAGGAGATCGAGCTCTCCGACCCCTACGAGAACGTCGGCGCGCAGCTCGTCCGCGAAGTCGCCTCGAAGACCAGCGACATCGCCGGTGACGGCACCACCACGGCGACCGTCCTCGCCGAGGCCATCTACAAGGAAGGCCTGAAGAACGTCACCGCCGGGGCGAACCCGACGAGCCTCAAGCGCGGCATCGACAAGGCCGTCGAGGCCATCGTTGCCGAGCTCGGCCGGATCTCCAAGAAGGTGAAGGACAAGTCGGAGATCCAGCAGGTCGCCACCGTCTCCGCCAACTGGGACACGACGATCGGCCAGATCATCGCCGACGCGCTCGACAAGGTCGGCAAGGACGGCACCGTGACCGTCGAGGAAGCGAAGAGCATCGAGACGACCCTCGAGGTTGTCGAGGGGATGCAGTTCGACAAGGGCTACCTCTCCCCCTACTTCGTCACCGACGTCGAGGCCCTGGAAGCGGTCCTCGAGAACGCCTACGTCCTCCTCTTCGAGAAGAAGATCTCGAGCCTCAAGGACCTCCTCCCCATCCTCGAAAAGGTCGCGAAGAGCAGCAAGCCCTTCGTGATCATCGCCGAGGACGTGGAGGGCGAGGCCCTCTCGGCCCTCGTCGTCAACAAGCTCCGCGGCACGCTCCAGGTCGCGGCGGTGAAGGCGCCCGGCTTCGGCGACCGTCGCAAGGCGATCATGGAAGACATCGCCATCCTCACGGGCGGCAAGCTCATCACCGAAGACCTCGGCATCAAGCTCGAGAGCATCGAGCTCACCGACCTCGGCCGCGCGAAGCGGATCGTCATCGACAAGGAGAACACCACGATCATCGAGGGCGCGGGCAAGTCGTCCGACATCGCCAGCCGCGTCGGCCAGATCCGCCGCCAGATCGAGGAAACCACCAGCGATTACGACAAGGAAAAGCTTCAGGAACGCCTCGCGAAGCTCGCGGGCGGCGTCGCCGTCATCAACATCGGCGCGGCGACCGAGACCGAGCTGAAGGAAAAGAAGGCCCGCGTCGAGGACGCCCTCCACGCCACCCGCGCGGCGGTCGAGGAAGGGATCGTCCCCGGCGGCGGCCTCGCCCTCATCCGCGCCCAGAAGGCCGTCGACAAGCTTGAGCTGCAGGACGACGAGTTCGTCGGCGCCCAGATCATCAAGCGCGCCGTCGAGGAGCCCCTCCGCACGCTCGTCGCGAACGCGGGCGGCGAAGGCAGCGTCATCGTCAACGAAGTGAAGAACCGCAAGGGCAACGAAGGCTACAACGTCGCGACCGGTCAGTATGTCGACCTTATCAAGGCCGGCGTCGTCGATCCGACGAAGGTGACCCGCTCGGCCCTCCAGAACGCGGCCTCGATCGCCGGTCTCCTCCTCACCACCGAGGCGGTCATCGTCGAGCTGCCCGAGAAGGAAGCCTCCGCTCCCGCCCACGGCGGCGGCGGCATGGGTGGAATGGGCGGCATGGGAGGCATGGGCGGTTTCTAA
- the groES gene encoding co-chaperone GroES, translating to MAINIRPLGDRVVVQPFEAKDVSKSGIIIPDSAKEKPQEAKVVAVGAGKLDEKGNRFPVSVKKGDKVLVSKYGGTEIKIDGETYQIFREDDILAILA from the coding sequence ATGGCCATCAACATCCGTCCCCTCGGCGACCGCGTCGTCGTCCAGCCCTTCGAAGCGAAGGACGTCAGCAAGAGCGGTATCATCATCCCCGACAGCGCCAAGGAAAAGCCCCAGGAAGCGAAGGTCGTCGCCGTCGGCGCGGGCAAGCTCGACGAGAAGGGGAACCGTTTCCCCGTCTCGGTCAAGAAGGGCGACAAGGTCCTCGTCAGCAAGTACGGCGGCACCGAGATCAAGATCGACGGCGAGACCTACCAGATCTTCCGCGAAGACGACATCCTCGCGATCCTCGCCTAA
- the dnaK gene encoding molecular chaperone DnaK, protein MAHILGIDLGTTNSCMAIMEGGQPVVLENSEGARTTPSIVAFTKSGERLVGQAAKRQGVTNAKNTIFSAKRFMGRKFAEVKEELKRVPYKVVEAKNGDCAIEIEVAGEKKTYSPQEISAFILMKLKADAEAKLGETITQAVITVPAYFNDSQRQATKDAGKIAGLEVQRIINEPTAASLAYGLDKKKDEKIAVYDLGGGTFDISVLEIGDGVFEVKATNGDTHLGGDDWDNAVMDWLLAEFKTESGIDLKGQPDAVQRLKEESEKAKIALSSAQDYEINLPFITADASGPKHIQKKITRAKLEQLTDALAERTLKPVTACLNDSKLNADQIDELVLVGGMTRMPKVVETARKLIKKEPHKGVNPDEVVAIGAAIQGGVLKGDVKDVLLLDVTPLSLAIETAGGIATAMIPRNTTVPTRKSQIFSTYSDNQPGVEVKVLQGERQMAKDNKQLGVFHLDGIPPAPRGVPQIEVTFDIDANGILHVSAKDLGTSKEQKISITGSSGLSKEEVEKMTKEAEQFAEADKKAKEAIELRNTADNAAYQAEKLLKDQADKIDEAKKTEVEAAVAKVREELKGTNDETLKAAVDDLNEKVQAISIEMYKAAAAKADSGSPEGEVHGHDTGETPKEKPADVIDADFEVIDKDKEKKK, encoded by the coding sequence ATGGCACACATTTTAGGCATCGACCTTGGTACCACCAACTCCTGCATGGCAATCATGGAAGGGGGACAGCCCGTGGTTCTCGAAAACTCCGAAGGGGCACGCACCACGCCCTCGATCGTGGCATTCACGAAGTCGGGCGAACGTCTCGTCGGCCAGGCCGCGAAGCGCCAGGGCGTCACGAACGCGAAGAACACCATCTTCTCCGCGAAGCGGTTCATGGGGCGCAAGTTCGCCGAAGTGAAGGAAGAGCTGAAGCGCGTTCCCTACAAGGTCGTCGAGGCGAAGAACGGCGATTGCGCCATCGAGATCGAGGTCGCCGGCGAAAAGAAGACCTACTCTCCCCAGGAAATTTCCGCCTTCATCCTCATGAAGCTGAAGGCCGACGCCGAAGCCAAGCTCGGCGAGACGATCACCCAGGCCGTCATCACGGTCCCCGCCTACTTCAACGACAGCCAGCGCCAGGCGACCAAGGACGCGGGCAAGATCGCGGGCCTCGAAGTCCAGCGCATCATCAACGAGCCGACGGCCGCCTCCCTCGCCTACGGCCTCGACAAGAAGAAGGACGAGAAGATCGCCGTCTATGACCTCGGCGGCGGCACGTTCGACATCTCGGTCCTCGAGATCGGCGACGGCGTCTTCGAGGTGAAGGCGACCAACGGCGACACCCACCTCGGCGGCGATGACTGGGACAACGCGGTCATGGACTGGCTCCTCGCCGAGTTCAAGACCGAGTCCGGCATCGACCTCAAGGGCCAGCCCGACGCCGTCCAGCGCCTGAAGGAAGAGTCGGAAAAGGCGAAGATCGCCCTCTCCTCCGCCCAGGACTACGAGATCAATCTCCCCTTCATCACGGCCGACGCCTCCGGCCCGAAGCACATCCAGAAGAAGATCACCCGCGCGAAGCTCGAGCAGCTCACCGACGCCCTCGCGGAGCGGACGCTGAAGCCGGTCACGGCCTGCCTCAACGACTCGAAGCTCAACGCCGACCAGATCGACGAGCTCGTCCTCGTCGGCGGCATGACCCGCATGCCGAAGGTCGTCGAGACGGCCCGCAAGCTCATCAAGAAGGAACCCCACAAGGGCGTGAACCCCGACGAAGTCGTCGCCATCGGCGCGGCGATCCAGGGCGGCGTCCTCAAGGGCGACGTGAAGGACGTCCTCCTCCTCGACGTCACCCCGCTCTCCCTCGCCATCGAGACGGCGGGCGGCATCGCCACCGCGATGATTCCCCGGAACACCACCGTCCCGACCCGGAAGTCCCAGATCTTCAGCACCTACTCGGACAACCAGCCGGGCGTCGAGGTGAAGGTCCTCCAGGGCGAGCGCCAGATGGCCAAGGACAACAAGCAGCTCGGCGTCTTCCACCTCGACGGCATCCCGCCGGCGCCCCGCGGCGTCCCCCAGATCGAAGTGACCTTCGACATCGACGCGAACGGCATCCTCCACGTCTCGGCCAAGGACCTCGGCACGAGCAAGGAGCAGAAGATCTCCATCACCGGTTCGAGCGGCCTCTCCAAGGAAGAGGTCGAGAAGATGACGAAGGAAGCCGAGCAGTTCGCCGAGGCCGATAAAAAGGCCAAGGAGGCGATCGAGCTCCGCAACACCGCCGACAACGCCGCCTACCAGGCCGAGAAGCTCCTCAAGGATCAGGCCGACAAGATCGACGAGGCGAAGAAGACCGAAGTCGAGGCCGCCGTCGCCAAGGTCCGCGAGGAACTGAAGGGGACGAACGACGAGACCCTGAAGGCCGCCGTCGACGACCTCAACGAGAAGGTCCAGGCCATCTCGATCGAGATGTACAAGGCTGCCGCGGCGAAGGCCGATTCGGGCTCGCCCGAAGGCGAAGTCCACGGCCACGACACGGGCGAAACCCCGAAGGAAAAGCCGGCCGACGTGATCGACGCCGACTTCGAGGTCATCGACAAGGACAAGGAAAAGAAGAAGTAA